The proteins below are encoded in one region of Metabacillus dongyingensis:
- a CDS encoding carboxymuconolactone decarboxylase family protein: protein MEQRIDYYNVAPEAIKIMMEMEKYTKTTGIGRKLRELIKIRASQINGCAFCINMHTEDARKMGETEQRLYCISAWRECTFYTDAEKVALELTEYVTLIPTKHVPDELYQRVREHYDERQYIDLVLIINQINSWNRISISMGNIATEK from the coding sequence TTGGAACAACGAATTGATTATTACAATGTAGCACCAGAAGCAATTAAAATAATGATGGAAATGGAGAAGTATACGAAAACTACAGGTATAGGCCGTAAACTTCGTGAGCTTATCAAAATTCGGGCTTCTCAAATAAATGGTTGTGCATTTTGTATTAACATGCATACAGAAGATGCTAGAAAAATGGGAGAAACGGAGCAACGTTTATATTGTATTAGTGCTTGGAGAGAGTGCACATTTTACACAGATGCAGAAAAAGTAGCTCTTGAGTTGACAGAGTACGTGACTTTAATCCCTACAAAACATGTGCCAGATGAGCTTTATCAACGAGTACGTGAACATTATGACGAGAGACAATATATTGACCTTGTTCTAATAATTAATCAAATCAACAGTTGGAATAGAATTTCTATTTCAATGGGGAATATAGCAACTGAAAAATAA
- a CDS encoding TetR/AcrR family transcriptional regulator, whose amino-acid sequence MENRKKQIIDLAIKLVQKKGYVGFSYDDISKQLGVTKASIHYHFEKKEDLGVAITEHLATSLQTFLLINASDSVEEKLKKFILQAERFACTEICPISSLQTDFNSLPDIVQKKIEEVSRLELSIMKELVAEAQTEKILNDTDDIQSVAVTILSSIKGALLYRRVLGDDILAGVINQINLNLRKS is encoded by the coding sequence ATGGAAAACAGAAAAAAACAAATCATAGATTTAGCAATAAAGTTAGTACAAAAAAAAGGATATGTAGGGTTCAGCTATGATGACATTTCTAAACAACTTGGCGTAACCAAGGCAAGTATTCATTATCATTTTGAAAAGAAGGAGGATTTAGGGGTTGCCATTACCGAACATCTTGCTACAAGCTTGCAAACCTTTTTATTGATTAATGCATCGGATTCGGTGGAAGAGAAGCTAAAGAAGTTCATTCTACAGGCTGAACGGTTCGCATGTACTGAAATTTGTCCAATTTCTTCATTGCAGACGGATTTTAATTCTTTACCAGATATCGTACAAAAAAAAATTGAGGAAGTCAGCAGATTAGAACTCTCGATAATGAAAGAACTTGTTGCAGAGGCCCAAACTGAAAAAATCTTAAACGATACTGATGACATACAATCTGTGGCGGTAACTATATTATCTAGTATTAAGGGAGCATTATTATACCGACGTGTTTTGGGCGATGATATCCTAGCCGGAGTAATAAACCAAATAAACCTTAACTTAAGAAAATCTTAA
- the msrA gene encoding peptide-methionine (S)-S-oxide reductase MsrA: protein MNLKKSALILIGSALVVSAGFSFFGSNQQADIAKAQGTITSENSNSSTDTAIFAGGCFWHMEEAFETLKGVKSVYTGYTGGTEKNPTYNEVGSGSTGHVEAVEVHYDPNVVSYDELLQTFWRNIDPTDANGQFGDQGTPYESGIFFTNNEQKEAAEASEKELEDSKRFDKPIVTKIDAATTFYKAESEHQNYYEKSSLSYQISELISGRDAFLDDAWGKDREVKISDKKATNSVNQATYDDFNKEEKLKTLTELQYNVTQNAIDETPFKNEYWDNEAEGIYVDIVSGEPLFSSKDKFDSGTGWPSFTKPIEGDYVVLKEESGFLFSKTTARSRNADSYLGDVFNDGPKPTGLRYCINSAALKFIPKDKLEESGYGDYLKAV, encoded by the coding sequence ATGAATTTGAAAAAAAGTGCTTTAATATTAATTGGAAGTGCACTAGTAGTATCTGCTGGATTTTCCTTCTTCGGTTCGAATCAACAAGCCGACATAGCGAAGGCTCAAGGTACTATAACTAGTGAAAATTCGAATTCGTCTACTGACACTGCTATTTTTGCTGGCGGGTGTTTCTGGCATATGGAAGAGGCATTCGAAACGCTTAAAGGGGTTAAGAGTGTATATACCGGTTACACGGGAGGGACCGAGAAAAATCCAACCTATAATGAAGTCGGTTCCGGATCTACGGGACATGTCGAAGCAGTAGAAGTGCATTATGACCCTAATGTTGTTTCGTATGACGAGTTGCTTCAGACTTTCTGGCGTAACATCGATCCTACAGATGCAAACGGCCAATTTGGTGATCAAGGCACCCCTTATGAATCCGGTATTTTTTTCACAAACAATGAACAAAAAGAGGCTGCTGAAGCATCTGAAAAAGAGTTAGAAGATTCCAAGCGGTTTGATAAACCGATTGTAACGAAAATCGATGCGGCAACAACGTTTTACAAAGCCGAGTCTGAACATCAAAATTATTATGAAAAAAGTTCGTTGAGCTACCAAATAAGTGAGCTTATATCCGGGCGTGATGCATTTTTGGATGATGCTTGGGGGAAAGATCGCGAAGTGAAAATTAGTGACAAAAAAGCAACTAATAGTGTCAACCAAGCAACTTATGACGATTTTAACAAAGAAGAAAAGCTAAAGACGCTGACTGAACTCCAATATAACGTAACTCAGAACGCCATAGATGAGACGCCGTTTAAAAACGAATATTGGGATAATGAAGCAGAAGGTATTTACGTAGATATTGTTTCGGGCGAGCCTTTGTTCAGCTCCAAGGATAAATTTGATTCAGGTACGGGCTGGCCTAGTTTTACAAAGCCTATCGAAGGAGACTATGTTGTATTGAAAGAAGAAAGCGGGTTCCTTTTTTCGAAAACCACTGCTAGAAGCCGTAATGCTGATTCCTACTTGGGTGATGTGTTTAATGACGGACCGAAACCAACAGGACTGCGGTACTGCATTAATTCAGCGGCTTTGAAGTTTATTCCAAAAGATAAACTTGAAGAAAGTGGATATGGTGATTATTTAAAAGCTGTTTAA
- the msrB gene encoding peptide-methionine (R)-S-oxide reductase MsrB: MKTSDDFNKEEKLKALTKLQYNVTQKGADELPFNNEYWNNEEEGIYVDILSGEPLFSSKDKYDAGTGWPSFTKPIDGNNVVLKKEKGFFSRKTVAKSRNADSYLGDVFDDGPNPNEQRFCINSAALKFIPKSNLEENGYSDYTKLFKK; encoded by the coding sequence TTGAAAACAAGTGATGATTTTAACAAAGAAGAAAAACTCAAGGCGCTGACTAAACTCCAATATAATGTTACTCAGAAGGGCGCAGATGAGTTGCCGTTTAATAACGAATATTGGAACAATGAAGAAGAAGGTATTTACGTTGATATTCTTTCGGGCGAGCCTTTGTTTAGTTCAAAGGATAAATATGATGCAGGCACGGGCTGGCCTAGTTTTACAAAGCCTATAGATGGAAACAATGTTGTATTGAAAAAGGAAAAAGGATTTTTTTCTAGGAAAACCGTAGCCAAAAGCCGGAATGCTGATTCCTACCTGGGCGATGTGTTCGATGATGGGCCAAACCCAAATGAACAGCGGTTTTGCATTAATTCAGCGGCTTTGAAGTTTATTCCGAAAAGTAATCTTGAAGAAAATGGTTATAGCGATTATACGAAGTTGTTTAAAAAATAG